From Kamptonema formosum PCC 6407, a single genomic window includes:
- a CDS encoding adenylate/guanylate cyclase domain-containing protein: MKPEEGNVLVVDDNEVNRDLLARRLQRQGHKVQVAEDGILALEMMRSHPFDLVLLDIMMPQMNGYQVLEHLKADDKLRYIPVIMISAVDDIDSIVRCIELGAEDYLSKPFNPVLLKARISACLEKKRLRDQEQAYLQKLADEQGKSERLLLNILPYAIAERLKRGESTIADSFADVTVMFADLVGFTKLSAHLSPAELVELLNQIFSAFDQLAEFYGLEKIKTIGDAYMVVGGLPTPQADHAEAIAEMALDMQAKIAQMPAQAGQPLSIRIGINTGPVEAGVIGTKKFTYDLWGDTVNTANRMESHGLPGAIQVTVATYERLCDKYIFEERGTIPVKGKGDMTTYLLTGRK; encoded by the coding sequence ATGAAACCTGAAGAGGGTAATGTGCTGGTTGTTGATGACAATGAAGTTAACCGCGACTTACTTGCTCGCCGCCTCCAGCGGCAGGGTCATAAAGTCCAAGTAGCGGAAGATGGCATCCTCGCTCTGGAGATGATGCGATCGCATCCTTTTGATTTGGTGCTTCTCGATATTATGATGCCCCAAATGAACGGCTATCAAGTGCTCGAACATTTGAAGGCGGATGATAAGTTGCGCTACATCCCCGTAATTATGATTTCGGCGGTAGACGATATCGACAGCATCGTGCGCTGCATTGAGTTAGGGGCGGAGGATTATCTTTCTAAGCCGTTTAATCCCGTGTTGCTGAAAGCTCGGATCAGTGCTTGTTTGGAGAAGAAGCGACTCCGAGATCAGGAACAGGCCTATTTGCAGAAGTTGGCTGACGAACAGGGAAAATCCGAGCGGTTGCTACTGAATATTTTGCCTTACGCGATCGCCGAGCGCTTGAAACGCGGAGAAAGCACGATTGCTGACAGTTTCGCTGACGTAACCGTGATGTTTGCCGATTTAGTCGGTTTTACAAAGCTTTCAGCTCATCTGTCGCCTGCGGAATTAGTAGAGTTGCTCAATCAAATTTTTTCGGCTTTTGACCAGTTAGCCGAGTTCTACGGCTTAGAAAAAATTAAAACTATTGGTGACGCTTATATGGTAGTGGGGGGTTTACCAACGCCTCAAGCGGATCATGCCGAAGCGATCGCAGAAATGGCCCTGGATATGCAGGCAAAAATTGCCCAAATGCCCGCTCAAGCCGGCCAACCCCTCAGCATCCGCATCGGCATTAACACCGGGCCAGTGGAAGCAGGAGTAATTGGCACTAAAAAGTTCACATACGATCTGTGGGGTGATACTGTAAATACTGCAAACCGCATGGAATCTCACGGTCTCCCCGGTGCAATTCAAGTGACGGTTGCTACTTATGAACGATTGTGCGATAAGTATATATTTGAGGAGCGCGGTACGATCCCGGTTAAAGGAAAAGGAGATATGACAACTTATCTACTGACTGGCAGAAAATAG
- a CDS encoding Ycf51 family protein, translating to MTPNSDLLTYTQWMGILTAVIAVITVLAFILKWGFRFRLVGVTSFMGLLTIGIFALSLALYTRAEIPGAVRYTLVYDTGGAETVIAVSPNIGESELEATMRQAAGDLYSFGRGGRGKDQMIVRVRTILHPKSGVSVPLYLGEVRRSLSAREDEKMAIDIFPDSIARLKASQA from the coding sequence ATGACACCAAATTCCGATCTTCTAACTTACACCCAGTGGATGGGTATTCTTACAGCAGTTATTGCTGTTATTACAGTCCTAGCTTTTATTTTGAAATGGGGTTTTAGATTTCGCTTAGTAGGCGTTACAAGCTTTATGGGCCTTCTTACTATTGGTATATTTGCCCTCAGTTTAGCCCTCTATACCCGCGCGGAAATTCCTGGGGCAGTTCGCTACACTTTAGTTTACGATACTGGGGGAGCAGAAACAGTGATTGCTGTCTCACCAAACATAGGAGAATCTGAGTTAGAAGCTACTATGCGACAAGCGGCGGGGGATTTATATTCTTTTGGTCGTGGAGGACGGGGAAAAGACCAGATGATCGTCCGGGTTCGCACCATATTGCATCCAAAATCCGGGGTTTCAGTACCGCTATATTTGGGTGAAGTCAGGCGATCGCTTAGTGCGCGGGAAGATGAGAAAATGGCGATCGATATTTTTCCCGATAGCATTGCCCGTTTGAAAGCTTCTCAAGCTTAA
- a CDS encoding Uma2 family endonuclease encodes MTILPQIEELEDIKYPSSDGKPMAESDITRFYLTYSVEALEIYFQNQPDVYVSGNSFIYYEQGKPASVIAPDVYVVLGVRKRQRLSYKFWKEGGIPPAFVLEITSSTTQEEDQEIKPEIYRTLGVREYFQYDPSGDYLNPILQGVRLVNGQYEPIPANINSFDNLWLVSEVLGLELRVISGELRFRNPETGEFLRTHRELDRYLIQTQSALQESEQARVKAEQSLRNIVRQLLNSGLNLEQVAQMIERPLDEVRILVGD; translated from the coding sequence ATGACAATTTTACCTCAAATTGAAGAACTCGAAGACATTAAATACCCCAGTAGCGATGGCAAGCCGATGGCGGAAAGTGACATCACGCGATTTTATCTTACTTATAGCGTAGAAGCTCTAGAGATTTACTTCCAAAATCAGCCGGATGTCTATGTGTCGGGAAATTCGTTTATCTATTACGAACAAGGAAAGCCAGCCTCAGTTATCGCCCCTGATGTTTACGTAGTTTTGGGAGTAAGAAAACGCCAAAGACTATCTTATAAATTTTGGAAGGAAGGGGGAATTCCCCCAGCTTTTGTCTTGGAGATTACGTCATCCACTACCCAGGAAGAAGACCAAGAAATCAAACCGGAAATCTATCGTACTTTGGGAGTAAGGGAGTATTTTCAGTACGATCCTTCGGGAGATTATCTCAATCCGATCTTACAAGGCGTGCGTTTAGTAAATGGGCAATATGAACCAATACCAGCCAATATTAATTCTTTTGACAATTTGTGGCTTGTGAGTGAAGTATTGGGACTAGAGTTGCGGGTAATTTCTGGAGAATTGCGCTTTCGGAACCCGGAAACGGGAGAGTTTCTGCGGACTCATAGAGAGTTAGATCGATATCTAATACAAACTCAATCGGCTTTGCAAGAATCCGAGCAGGCGCGGGTGAAAGCGGAACAATCCTTAAGAAACATTGTACGCCAATTGTTAAATTCTGGATTGAATCTTGAACAAGTAGCACAGATGATTGAACGACCCTTAGATGAGGTCAGAATATTAGTTGGAGATTGA
- the hetZ gene encoding heterocyst differentiation protein HetZ, protein MREICQSVEKIFQLLLDELQKSTRASEQNCREVAERLTAEVTRICTESKRIQASGEVEHWAITLAQHRLQQCLQYYQLGSGPGRVELHSTLSAIVYRYITPPQVQSSYQARLELIKDFLQGFYLEALNAFRREAQLPATYSPRTRLELAEYMAFAERFGKRRIPLSRGRSQQLIVLRSQTFSQQQPHETSVDMEQAADGAAQESDSTWNDATVTRVREAMVGGNSTDESDSLRQAVIEELMTYLEERNQKDCADYFALRLQDLPTNEIEAILGLTPRQRDYLQQRFKYHLLRFALSHRWELVHQWLESDLEKNLGLTPQQWDGFLLQIGSEQESLLRLKQQGMSDSAIAQTLGSTVAQVQKRWFKLLELAWEIRNRSGSGEGASTDE, encoded by the coding sequence ATGCGGGAAATCTGCCAGAGCGTGGAAAAAATCTTTCAACTGCTGTTGGACGAACTCCAAAAGTCCACTCGTGCTTCTGAGCAGAATTGCCGGGAAGTAGCAGAGCGTTTAACAGCAGAAGTTACTCGAATTTGCACGGAAAGCAAGCGAATTCAAGCTTCCGGCGAGGTGGAGCATTGGGCAATAACTCTCGCTCAGCACCGCTTACAGCAGTGTCTCCAGTATTATCAGTTAGGTTCTGGCCCTGGGCGGGTAGAATTGCACAGTACCTTAAGTGCGATCGTCTACCGCTACATTACTCCTCCACAGGTGCAGTCGAGCTATCAAGCGCGGCTGGAGTTAATTAAAGACTTTTTGCAGGGATTTTACCTGGAAGCTTTGAACGCTTTCCGGCGAGAGGCCCAACTGCCAGCGACCTATAGCCCTCGAACTAGGTTAGAGTTGGCAGAGTATATGGCTTTCGCGGAAAGGTTTGGCAAGCGACGGATTCCTTTATCGCGCGGTAGGAGCCAACAACTGATCGTACTGCGATCGCAAACCTTTTCCCAACAACAACCCCACGAAACCTCCGTAGATATGGAGCAGGCCGCTGACGGTGCGGCTCAAGAATCCGATTCTACGTGGAACGACGCAACAGTAACGCGGGTGCGGGAGGCGATGGTAGGCGGCAACTCAACTGATGAGTCAGACTCCCTACGACAGGCTGTAATTGAGGAATTGATGACCTATTTGGAAGAGCGCAACCAAAAAGACTGCGCTGACTACTTCGCCCTGCGCTTGCAAGATTTGCCCACTAATGAAATTGAGGCAATCTTAGGTTTAACTCCGCGTCAGAGAGACTATTTACAGCAAAGGTTTAAATATCACTTGCTCAGATTTGCTCTCTCCCATAGGTGGGAGTTAGTCCACCAATGGTTAGAATCTGACCTAGAGAAGAATTTGGGGTTAACACCGCAGCAGTGGGATGGTTTTCTGTTACAAATTGGCTCAGAGCAAGAGAGTTTGCTAAGGTTAAAGCAACAGGGTATGTCAGATTCTGCGATCGCGCAAACCCTCGGTAGCACGGTGGCCCAGGTACAGAAGCGATGGTTTAAGTTACTAGAGCTTGCCTGGGAAATACGCAATCGTTCAGGTTCCGGAGAAGGGGCATCTACTGATGAATAA